The Caulifigura coniformis genome includes a region encoding these proteins:
- a CDS encoding cytochrome c, with amino-acid sequence MKKSEFSIGTRSTGTARGRAFPGALTAGLLAMVALTSGCVRHDAEFSHREEYNELIPEGQEYVHKVLGTYFGKPTRIVAWEKLPLKLHAAVGTVGEGATSLSVPVNFTQENLPLRPELEAAWLSGNLFQKNDTPALIEAIGENGSVMFPDPGLAQLPAAGDRVAIGPGEVLKFGRVLYAEHCLHCHGVSGDSHGPTAPYLNPKPRDFRRGIFKFTTTVAASRASRTDLSRTIDEGIPGTYMPSFKLLTPDENMALVEYVLWLAMRGEVEYQLTGQLKNDYSNEAFADRVKGGESAAEIRKELTDAVNGGEMADTFNGIVDTAVERWVAAQEEASLVTPTVKHLEATAESIARGRALYLSKDLNCVACHGEAGLGDGPQTYSITKNSAGADNPTPGLYDDWGNLVVPRNLTTGIYRGGRRPIDLFSRLHGGIKGTPMPAFGGKKSDEELWDLVNYIMSVPYEKRTPGDGSKEAKPAEAPPQVAAGG; translated from the coding sequence ATGAAGAAGTCTGAGTTTTCCATCGGCACACGATCAACCGGAACGGCGCGCGGGCGCGCTTTCCCCGGCGCGCTGACCGCAGGGCTGCTGGCGATGGTGGCCCTCACGTCCGGCTGCGTCAGGCACGATGCCGAGTTCTCGCACCGCGAGGAATACAATGAACTCATCCCGGAGGGGCAGGAATACGTCCACAAGGTTCTCGGGACCTACTTCGGAAAGCCCACGCGGATCGTCGCCTGGGAAAAGCTTCCGTTGAAGCTGCATGCAGCCGTCGGAACGGTCGGTGAAGGCGCCACCTCCCTCTCCGTCCCGGTCAATTTCACCCAGGAGAACCTGCCGCTCCGTCCGGAACTCGAAGCCGCCTGGCTGTCCGGCAACCTCTTCCAGAAGAACGACACTCCCGCGCTCATCGAAGCCATCGGCGAGAACGGATCCGTCATGTTTCCCGATCCTGGGCTGGCCCAACTGCCGGCTGCAGGGGATCGCGTCGCTATCGGGCCGGGCGAAGTCCTGAAGTTCGGCCGCGTCCTGTACGCCGAGCACTGCCTGCACTGCCACGGCGTCTCAGGCGACTCCCACGGCCCGACCGCTCCTTACCTCAACCCGAAGCCGCGTGATTTCCGCCGCGGCATCTTCAAGTTCACGACGACCGTGGCCGCCAGCCGCGCGTCCCGGACGGATCTTTCCCGGACGATCGATGAAGGCATCCCGGGCACCTACATGCCGTCCTTCAAGCTGCTCACTCCCGACGAGAACATGGCGCTCGTCGAGTACGTCCTCTGGCTGGCAATGCGTGGCGAGGTCGAATACCAGCTCACCGGGCAGCTCAAGAACGACTACTCGAACGAAGCCTTCGCTGATCGCGTGAAAGGCGGTGAATCGGCCGCCGAGATCCGTAAGGAGCTCACCGACGCCGTCAACGGCGGCGAGATGGCCGACACGTTCAACGGCATCGTCGATACCGCGGTCGAACGCTGGGTGGCCGCCCAGGAAGAGGCCTCCCTCGTGACGCCAACCGTCAAGCATCTCGAGGCGACCGCCGAATCGATCGCCCGCGGCCGGGCGCTCTACCTGTCGAAAGACCTCAACTGCGTCGCCTGCCACGGCGAGGCAGGGCTGGGCGATGGACCGCAAACGTACTCGATCACCAAGAACTCCGCCGGCGCCGACAACCCGACGCCCGGCCTCTACGACGATTGGGGCAACCTCGTCGTTCCCCGAAACCTCACGACGGGAATCTACCGCGGAGGCCGCCGGCCGATCGATCTGTTCAGCCGGCTGCACGGCGGAATCAAGGGAACCCCCATGCCGGCGTTCGGCGGAAAGAAATCGGATGAAGAGTTGTGGGACCTCGTGAACTACATCATGAGCGTGCCCTACGAGAAGCGGACACCCGGCGATGGGTCGAAAGAAGCGAAGCCGGCCGAAGCGCCGCCGCAGGTCGCGGCGGGAGGGTGA
- a CDS encoding cytochrome c oxidase subunit II: protein MKKFWVFFFMLVPVLALWSCIVAPGYGWWFPGSDGPSKGVAASPLGRRIDDLFYMILVITTITFIGVQLALGYVLWTGIRRDNREGDVEKAWFSHGSHELEVIWSIVPAAVLLFIALYQMDVWASYRVKTHFPEEVQNKPMAEVTARQFEWRIRYPGLDENGNVLPLMPDPQPTDLYAVNDLHLPSGRPVMINLKTQDVQHSFFLPELRVKQDAVPGLVIPVWFEADKSGEYTLLCAELCGWGHYKMKARFVARPEEEFIPYLRELTKQQSYDGVKEAAAQ, encoded by the coding sequence GTGAAAAAGTTCTGGGTCTTCTTCTTCATGCTCGTGCCGGTGCTGGCCCTGTGGTCCTGCATCGTCGCGCCCGGGTATGGCTGGTGGTTCCCGGGCAGTGATGGGCCGTCGAAGGGAGTCGCCGCGTCGCCGCTCGGTCGCCGCATCGACGACCTCTTCTACATGATCCTCGTCATCACAACGATCACCTTCATCGGCGTGCAGCTCGCGCTCGGCTACGTCCTCTGGACTGGCATCCGCCGCGACAACCGGGAAGGCGACGTCGAGAAGGCGTGGTTTTCCCATGGCAGCCATGAACTCGAAGTGATCTGGTCGATCGTGCCCGCCGCGGTGCTCCTGTTCATCGCCCTGTACCAGATGGATGTCTGGGCCAGTTACCGCGTGAAGACGCACTTCCCCGAAGAGGTCCAGAACAAGCCGATGGCGGAAGTCACCGCCCGGCAGTTCGAATGGCGCATCCGCTATCCCGGGCTCGACGAGAACGGCAATGTTCTGCCGTTGATGCCCGATCCGCAGCCGACCGATCTCTACGCGGTGAACGACCTTCACCTGCCCTCCGGCAGGCCCGTGATGATCAACCTGAAAACGCAGGACGTTCAGCATTCGTTCTTCCTGCCCGAGTTGCGCGTGAAGCAGGACGCCGTCCCCGGCCTGGTGATTCCCGTGTGGTTCGAGGCCGACAAGAGCGGGGAATACACGCTCCTGTGCGCCGAGCTTTGCGGATGGGGGCACTACAAGATGAAGGCCCGGTTCGTCGCGCGGCCCGAGGAGGAATTCATTCCGTATCTCCGGGAACTGACGAAGCAGCAGAGCTACGACGGCGTCAAAGAAGCTGCGGCGCAGTAG
- a CDS encoding cytochrome c oxidase subunit I, with the protein MSSISTTADALHGHDAHGHDAHGHGHAHTQSFISKYVFSTDHKVIGIQFLVTTLLMLMVGGALALGVRWQLAFPWESMPIFGTLFPMEGGQISPDFYTMLFTMHATVMIFLVIIPVLAGAFGNFLIPLMIGADDMAFPVLNMLSYWFMWPAIGCFGMTFLCAGYGAAGGWTSYPLLSALAEAAPGSGSAQTWWLFGLTFVGVSSMMGSVNYMTTIINMRAPGMTLFRMPLTIWSMFITAILQAFALPVLTAAGFMLVADRILGTCFFIPAGIVVNNAEPTVGGGQPLLWQHLFWFYSHPAVYIMLLPAMGMVSDMLACMCRKPIFGYKPMVYSLAAIAGLGFIVWGHHMFTSGMNPALGMTFMVSTIMIALPSAVKVFNWLGTMWGGKIEFNTVLLNCAAFVSMFLIGGLSGIFMAAVPVDIYIHDTYFIVAHFHYVLFGATLFGVFGGITFWFPKMFGRLMNEPVGKLHFFLTFIGFNGTFFPMHLLGVAGMPRRYANPFLYEYLEHLLPMNQFMTYSAILMGFAQFLLLGNFLLSIKFGQKCGRNPWNANGLEWSAPSPPGHGNFDVPPVCYRGPYEYSHPDCPEGQDYWMQTDPRGRKKRPDDLAGGNAAAPAHS; encoded by the coding sequence ATGAGTTCGATTTCAACGACTGCCGACGCTCTGCATGGCCACGATGCTCATGGTCATGATGCGCATGGCCACGGCCACGCTCATACACAGAGCTTCATCAGCAAGTACGTCTTCTCGACGGACCACAAGGTCATCGGCATCCAGTTCCTGGTGACGACGCTTCTGATGCTGATGGTCGGCGGAGCGCTGGCCCTGGGCGTGCGCTGGCAGCTCGCGTTTCCCTGGGAATCGATGCCGATCTTCGGCACGCTGTTCCCGATGGAAGGCGGACAGATCTCGCCCGACTTCTACACCATGCTCTTCACCATGCATGCCACGGTGATGATCTTCCTGGTCATCATTCCCGTGCTTGCAGGCGCCTTCGGAAACTTCTTGATCCCGCTGATGATCGGCGCCGACGACATGGCGTTTCCGGTCCTCAACATGCTCAGCTACTGGTTCATGTGGCCGGCGATCGGCTGCTTCGGGATGACCTTCCTCTGTGCGGGCTATGGCGCTGCCGGCGGCTGGACGTCTTATCCCCTGCTGTCCGCACTGGCCGAGGCCGCGCCCGGTTCAGGATCTGCGCAGACCTGGTGGCTTTTCGGGCTCACGTTCGTTGGCGTCTCATCGATGATGGGCTCGGTCAACTACATGACCACCATCATCAACATGCGGGCCCCCGGCATGACGCTGTTCCGCATGCCGCTGACCATCTGGTCGATGTTCATCACGGCCATTCTGCAGGCCTTCGCCCTGCCGGTCCTGACAGCTGCCGGCTTCATGCTGGTCGCGGATCGGATCCTCGGGACGTGCTTCTTCATCCCGGCCGGCATCGTCGTGAACAATGCCGAGCCGACCGTCGGTGGCGGGCAGCCTCTGCTCTGGCAGCACCTGTTCTGGTTCTATTCGCATCCGGCCGTGTACATCATGCTGCTGCCCGCAATGGGCATGGTGAGCGACATGCTCGCCTGCATGTGTCGTAAGCCGATCTTCGGCTACAAGCCAATGGTGTATTCGCTGGCGGCGATTGCGGGGCTGGGCTTCATTGTGTGGGGGCACCACATGTTCACCTCCGGCATGAACCCGGCGCTCGGCATGACGTTCATGGTCTCAACGATCATGATCGCGCTGCCTTCGGCCGTGAAGGTGTTCAACTGGCTCGGCACCATGTGGGGCGGGAAGATCGAGTTCAACACCGTCCTGCTGAACTGCGCGGCGTTCGTGTCCATGTTCCTCATCGGCGGTCTCTCCGGCATCTTCATGGCCGCTGTCCCCGTCGACATCTACATCCACGACACGTACTTCATCGTGGCCCACTTCCACTACGTGCTGTTCGGGGCCACGCTCTTCGGAGTGTTCGGCGGCATCACGTTCTGGTTCCCGAAGATGTTCGGCCGGTTGATGAATGAGCCGGTCGGCAAGCTGCACTTTTTCCTGACCTTCATCGGCTTCAACGGGACGTTCTTCCCGATGCACCTGCTGGGGGTCGCCGGCATGCCGCGGCGCTATGCCAACCCGTTCCTGTACGAGTACCTGGAACATCTTCTTCCGATGAACCAGTTCATGACGTACTCCGCGATCCTGATGGGCTTCGCGCAGTTCCTCCTGCTGGGGAATTTCCTGCTGTCGATCAAGTTTGGCCAGAAGTGCGGACGGAATCCGTGGAACGCGAACGGCCTGGAATGGTCGGCCCCGTCGCCTCCGGGACACGGCAACTTCGACGTCCCTCCTGTCTGCTACCGTGGTCCTTATGAATACTCGCATCCCGACTGCCCGGAAGGGCAGGATTACTGGATGCAGACCGATCCGCGCGGGCGCAAGAAGCGTCCGGACGACCTCGCCGGCGGAAACGCCGCCGCACCGGCGCACTCATGA
- a CDS encoding COX15/CtaA family protein, giving the protein MPNSRFLHRYAWSTVAVATVTLVAGALTTSKNAGMAFRDWPNSDGQFMLTYPWFADFAKDWDKFLEHGHRLAGILIGIWAIGLVVLTALSRSRPSVLWLARAVLAGVILQGLLGGFRVQLDERGLALIHGAFAAVVLSLMGGVATLLSPKWADAGGELPGAFDREARNDRLSLARIAALLLPLLLMTQFLLGGMVRHHGRNLHEHLGLGILAAFAIIANAVIAGRTGERWMRSSARAVLALGLLQVSLGIGAWVTKFGFAAAGYVAVADSIVQVASRSAHTVIGILLVMTAVVHAFRVCHTCVLREVSGASTQQTMKATPLAALSTGSATR; this is encoded by the coding sequence TTGCCCAACTCCCGATTCCTTCATCGATATGCGTGGTCGACTGTTGCTGTGGCGACGGTGACTCTGGTCGCCGGTGCGCTGACCACCAGCAAGAACGCAGGAATGGCGTTCCGCGACTGGCCGAATTCGGATGGCCAGTTCATGCTGACCTATCCCTGGTTCGCCGATTTCGCGAAAGACTGGGACAAGTTTCTCGAGCACGGGCATCGCCTGGCTGGAATCCTGATCGGCATCTGGGCCATCGGGCTCGTGGTGCTGACGGCCCTGAGTAGGTCGCGGCCGTCCGTCCTCTGGCTGGCAAGGGCTGTCCTCGCGGGAGTCATCCTGCAGGGTCTGCTGGGAGGCTTCCGTGTCCAACTCGACGAACGGGGCCTCGCCCTGATTCATGGCGCCTTTGCCGCAGTCGTCCTGTCGCTGATGGGCGGTGTTGCCACCCTGCTCAGTCCGAAATGGGCCGACGCCGGGGGTGAGTTGCCGGGCGCCTTCGATCGTGAGGCTCGCAATGACCGGCTTTCCCTGGCCCGCATTGCCGCCCTCCTCCTGCCGCTGCTCCTCATGACGCAGTTTCTCCTGGGGGGCATGGTTCGTCATCATGGCCGGAACCTGCATGAACACCTCGGCCTGGGCATCCTGGCTGCTTTCGCGATCATCGCCAACGCGGTGATCGCCGGCCGGACGGGAGAACGCTGGATGCGCAGCTCAGCCCGCGCCGTGCTCGCCCTGGGCCTTCTCCAGGTGTCTCTGGGCATCGGGGCCTGGGTCACGAAATTTGGTTTTGCAGCCGCCGGCTACGTGGCCGTTGCGGATTCCATTGTGCAGGTCGCGAGTCGCTCGGCCCACACCGTCATCGGCATTCTGCTTGTGATGACGGCCGTGGTGCATGCGTTTCGCGTCTGCCACACCTGCGTCCTGAGAGAAGTCTCGGGCGCGTCCACTCAACAAACGATGAAGGCGACTCCGCTTGCGGCGCTTTCGACGGGGAGCGCGACAAGATGA